One genomic window of Cheilinus undulatus linkage group 7, ASM1832078v1, whole genome shotgun sequence includes the following:
- the atpaf1 gene encoding ATP synthase mitochondrial F1 complex assembly factor 1: MLDGSDGKMAAAMVQMSCLYRGMLAVRATGIRPLIPGLVPAQFRAFSVKKTDPGLEENPYYSKYQDKIQKLRSAKPQEYKARLEKRHETKSEVLGHSKQAEFVRLMEKELEERDKKAASDGASGGFTKNKTLGSILNLEMIKDKTGEEISELWMKYYSTKDTISAAIPAQIYDVIFNRSRSCQMFLYALPQKEGYEFFVGQWSGHELHFTSLINVQMLGENAPSQLILYHYPELKEKKGVVLMTAEMDPKFITVHQAQCLANQVQLFYGTQRQETFRLVETFNHSPADFKHMSVIAELEQSGLGPAIAPQGS; this comes from the exons ATGCTGGACGGCAGCGATGGAAAGATGGCGGCGGCCATGGTACAAATGTCATGTTTGTACCGGGGGATGTTGGCGGTCAGGGCTACCGGCATCAGGCCGCTGATCCCCGGGCTGGTCCCGGCTCAGTTTCGGGCTTTCTCAGTGAAGAAGACGGATCCGGGTCTGGAGGAGAACCCGTACTACAGCAAATACCAGGACAAGATCCAGAAACTGCGCAG tgccAAACCACAGGAGTACAAGGCTCGGCTGGAGAAACGGCACGAGACGAAGAGTGAAGTGCTGGGACATTCGAAGCAGGCAGAGTTCGTCAGGCTCATGGAGAAGGAG TtggaggagagggacaagaagGCTGCCAGTGACGGAGCATCAGGAGGCTTCACAAAAAACAAG ACTCTGGGCTCCATCCTCAACCTGGAGATGATCAAGGACAAAACAGGAGAGGAAATTTCAGAG CTTTGGATGAAATATTACTCAACTAAGGACACAATCAGCGCTGCAATCCCA GCACAGATCTATGATGTGATTTTCAACAGATCGAGGTCATGTCAGATG TTCCTGTACGCTCTGCCTCAGAAGGAAGGTTATGAGTTCTTTGTAGGCCAGTGGTCCGGACACGAGCTTCACTTCACCTCCCTCATCAATGTCCAG ATGCTCGGTGAGAACGCTCCCAGTCAGCTGATCCTTTACCATTATCCAGAGCTGAAGGAGAAGAAGGGCGTCGTCCTCATGACAGCCGAGATGGACCCAAAGTTTATC ACCGTCCACCAGGCTCAGTGTCTGGCCAATCAGGTGCAGCTGTTCTACGGCACGCAGAGGCAGGAGACGTTCCGGTTGGTTGAGACATTTAACCACAGCCCTGCAGACTTCAAACACATGTCGGTGATAGCGGAGCTGGAGCAGAGCGGTTTGGGTCCGGCGATTGCCCCCCAAGGATCATAG